GAAACTCCAGTTATCAATAAGGGATATTCTACATTGAATCGATCTTTAAATTTCATTATACTATTGCGAGACCTTGTAAAGTCGGTTGTTAATTCGTAACATAGACCAATCATAGCTATACCACGTTGTTTGTTTTTATTATAAAAATCACTTAAAAAAGCTGTTTCATCCATGCAGTTGGGACACCAAGAACCCATTATATCAATCACAACGACTTTGTTTTTGAATTGCGGATTATTGATAGAAATCAATTTGCCATCTAGGTTTTTAAAGCTAAAATTTAGATGCCCGCTTTCGCCAGTCCTAATATACATTGCAGCACTATTGGGTAAGCTTGCAGTATCATTCTTAACTGCTGTAAAACTTTCCATGCTTGTAGCTCCGCTATACAACTTTCCATTAAGATGATCTCCATTAATTTTTGCTTCATAAAGCAATGAATGTATGCCGTCAAAACCTGAAAGCCAAACTGAATCGCCGCTAACTATACCTTCAAGATATCTATCATCTCCTGTAGGCGTAAGTACTGAACCAGTGATACGATTCCCCTGCTGAGTAAACTCACCGATTGCTGGAGAAGGAAATTGCATGGCCCACTTGCCGGAGATGTTATGTTTTGCATTCCCGTATTTTGCAGGAAATCTTATGGCGTCATTAGAAGTCGCAGTAAAAGGGAGAACAATATTTTTCCCAACACTTGCTCG
The Arachidicoccus soli DNA segment above includes these coding regions:
- a CDS encoding peroxiredoxin family protein, coding for MKKNFLLILALLFSIILSAQEPSHSRLWRAIIHRPDGKQIVFNIASTEENGAPVIYILNAKERMRVPNVILTQDSIFIKMPVFESGFKAKIISADSINGVWTRASVGKNIVLPFTATSNDAIRFPAKYGNAKHNISGKWAMQFPSPAIGEFTQQGNRITGSVLTPTGDDRYLEGIVSGDSVWLSGFDGIHSLLYEAKINGDHLNGKLYSGATSMESFTAVKNDTASLPNSAAMYIRTGESGHLNFSFKNLDGKLISINNPQFKNKVVVIDIMGSWCPNCMDETAFLSDFYNKNKQRGIAMIGLCYELTTDFTRSRNSIMKFKDRFNVEYPLLITGVSVADPLRTEKTLPQLTPIKMFPTTIILDKTGKVRKIDTGFEGPATGEYYTEYVKEFNEYIDKLLKE